One genomic window of Anticarsia gemmatalis isolate Benzon Research Colony breed Stoneville strain chromosome 23, ilAntGemm2 primary, whole genome shotgun sequence includes the following:
- the LOC142982995 gene encoding uncharacterized protein LOC142982995, with the protein MSEPKLMIDKTVNTMRYLFRSTGMNIKIGDKPLMNKYWGWFLYTFNFIWLNIDVGGSLAWFFSGIAEHKNFTELTYVAPCIVISNICSLKATYLVIYESKVNDLMQIMRGLETDQQKRISDSETENIIKTEDGFVNKVIRILNVFYIVVTTCFAISPMLLVLLNYLATGRIEWQLPFLIVYPFDPFEMKYYPWVYLHQVWSETIVVLEICVVDFLFYIFCTYLRVQFRLLGHYIQEVIPEESKSGRLRNLDETKSKMKELVKWHQKILGSVEVLESLYTRSTLFNFVSSSVLMCLTGFNVMAIDDVFFIFTFICFLAMSMLQIFFLCYFGDLLTESSMAVGDAVYNSRWYLGDTSLGKTMLLIQTRAQTPCKLTASNFADVNLMAFMKICSTAWSYFALLQTMYAPPLKLKTFGLQEGLYLKKNMSKPLLFEKSIDKLDVLFRFSGMNMKRSIVTPMDFIKHRWLYIFNFFWVLSATLASFYYIIVGIAKGKTFLELTSVAPCLTFTILAMIKSHFHLVNEKYVKELVVLLRELEIKENLREECEEKQEIIDKETGFLNAVINILYVLNCSMLVVFDMIPLVLIAVKYFQTNEFELLLPYLDVFSFIPYEFKYWPFAYIHQVWSECIVLLEMGAADYLFCTCCTYIRVQFKLLQYDFERIIPSRSVSKGEVYEDVEFQEKFTELVKWHQDLIHSSDILEIIYSKSTLFNFLSSSLVICLTGFNVTIVDDIEMLITFLTFLFMGLMQVFFVCFYADMLMSASTEVSNAVYNCNWYLASSSVGKQLLLVQTRAQEPCKLTAAGFADVNLRAFMRVLSTAWSYFALLQTVYSG; encoded by the exons ATGTCTGAACCGAAATTAATGATTGACAAAACGGTGAACACAATGCGATATCTATTTCGTTCCACCGGAATGAATATAAAAATCGGGGACAAACCTCTTATGAACAAATACTGGGGCTGGTTTCTTTATACATTCAATTTTATCTGGCTAAATATTGACGTGGGAGGGTCCTTAGCTTGGTTCTTCAGTGGAATAGCTGAGCACAAAAATTTCACTGAACTGACTTATGTTGCCCCTTGCATCGTGATAAGCAATATTTGCAGTTTGAAAGCCACCTACCTAGTGATATATGAGAGTAAAGTCAACGACCTTATGCAAATAATGAGGGGACTAGAAACTGATCAACAGAAACGAATATCTGATTCTGAGACGGAAAACATCATCAAAACTGAAGATGGTTTTGTGAACAAAGTTATTAGAATATTGAATGTCTTCTACATAGTTGTTACGACATGTTTTGCTATAAGTCCAATGTTGCTTGTGTTGTTAAATTATCTAGCGACTGGTAGAATTGAATGGCAGTTGCCGTTTCTGATCGTGTATCCTTTCGATCCTTTTGAGATGAAGTATTATCCGTGGGTCTACTTGCATCAGGTTTGGTCAG AAACCATTGTGGTCCTTGAAATATGTGTCGTAGACtttttgttctatattttttGCACGTACCTTCGAGTACAATTCCGTCTTCTGGGACATTACATCCAAGAAGTTATTCCTGAAGAATCCAAAAGCGGAAGGTTAAGGAATCTTGATGAAACAAAATCAAAGATGAAGGAATTGGTGAAATGGCATCAGAAAATATTGGG CTCAGTGGAAGTTTTAGAGAGTCTCTACACAAGGTCTACACTTTTCAATTTCGTGTCAAGCTCTGTGCTCATGTGTCTCACCGGTTTCAATGTAATG GCCATTGAtgatgtgttttttattttcacattcaTTTGTTTCCTCGCGATGAGTATGCTTCAAATCTTCTTTCTCTGTTACTTTGGCGATCTTTTAACGGAATCG AGTATGGCTGTAGGTGATGCTGTGTACAATTCTAGATGGTATTTAGGTGATACATCCCTTGGAAAAACGATGCTTTTGATTCAAACCAG GGCACAAACTCCATGTAAGTTGACGGCTTCAAACTTTGCTGATGTCAATCTGATGGCTTTTATGAAG ATTTGCAGCACAGCTTGGTCTTACTTCGCTTTACTCCAGACTATGTATGCACC CCCGTTG AAACTGAAGACATTTGGCTTACAAGAAGGACTTTACTTGAAGAAAAACATGTCAAAGCCATTGCTCTTCGAGAAATCAATTGACAAACTAGACGTTCTCTTTCGCTTCTCTGGGATGAACATGAAAAGGTCCATCGTGACTCCAATGGACTTCATTAAACACCGCTGGCTTTACATCTTCAACTTCTTCTGGGTACTGTCTGCTACATTAGCATCGTTCTACTACATAATCGTTGGTATAGCAAAAGGAAAGACTTTCTTAGAACTAACCAGTGTAGCCCCGTGTCTAACATTCACAATTCTCGCAATGATCAAGTCACATTTTCATCTGGTCAACGAGAAATATGTCAAAGAACTCGTAGTACTTTTAAGAGAGTTAGAAATAAAAGAGAATTTGCGAGAAGAATGTGAAGAAAAACAGGAAATAATTGATAAAGAAACTGGGTTTTTGAATgcagttataaatattttgtatgtgttaaaTTGTTCAATGTTAGTCGTGTTTGATATGATCCCATTGGTTCTGATAGCTGTGAAGTATTTCCAAACGAATGAGTTCGAGTTGCTTCTGCCCTATTTGGATGTGTTTTCTTTCATTCCTTACGAGTTCAAGTACTGGCCGTTTGCTTATATTCATCAGGTTTGGTCAG AATGCATAGTATTACTAGAAATGGGAGCAGCAGACTATTTATTCTGTACTTGCTGTACTTATATCCGGGTGCAGTTCAAGTTGCTACAATATGACTTTGAAAGGATAATACCTTCGAGAAGTGTTTCTAAGGGAGAAGTATATGAAGATGTCGAGTTTCAAGAGAAGTTCACTGAATTAGTGAAGTGGCATCAGGATTTGATACA CTCTTCAGACATTCTGGAGATAATCTACTCGAAGTCAACTCTATTCAACTTTTTGTCCAGCTCGTTAGTGATTTGCCTCACCGGATTCAATGTTACg ATAGTGGATGATATAGAAATGTTAATCAcgtttttaacgtttttattcaTGGGATTGATGCAAGTTTTCTTTGTGTGTTTCTACGCAGACATGTTGATGAGTGCG AGTACGGAAGTGAGTAATGCAGTGTACAACTGTAACTGGTATTTAGCCAGTAGTTCTGTTGGGAAACAGCTCCTGTTAGTACAAACTag GGCACAGGAGCCGTGCAAATTGACGGCGGCAGGCTTCGCTGATGTCAATTTGAGAGCTTTTATGAGG GTGCTCAGCACAGCATGGTCTTACTTCGCGCTACTTCAGACAGTGTACAGCGGCTAG
- the LOC142982996 gene encoding odorant receptor 67c-like — translation MVTPTLLIDKTVQKIAYLFRCTGINIKIGEKTRKDKFRCLFIYILNFIWLNIDVGGAYYWFFVGVAEHKDFTELTYVAPCMLTSTLGNLKTFYMIIHEGTVETLMNIMRKLEVDHKNDTGDAKIDEIIKTEDNYVNRVINILNVFYVILIICFALSPLMLVLLNYMRTNEVELLLPFLVIYPFDPFDMRYYPWMYLHQIWSEVVVFYGICASDFMLYIFCTYLRMQFNLLKYHFEEIIPDTKNGSIPNLEEAKLKLVELIKWHQELLSSAEILEVLYTRPTLFNFVLSSIILCLTGFNVMAIDDGAIVLTFLFFFLTILLQIFFLCFFADRLTESSMEVSDAIYNSRWYLAEPALAKTLLVIQIRSQTPCKLTASNFADVTLKAFMKICSTAWSYFALLQTMYSAPPQ, via the exons ATGGTGACACCGACTTTACTGATAGACAAAACTGTTCAAAAAATCGCTTATCTGTTCCGTTGCACaggaattaatataaaaatcggAGAGAAAACTCGAAAGGACAAATTCCGATGTCTGTTCATCTATATTTTGAACTTCATTTGGCTAAACATTGACGTCGGAGGGGCTTATTATTGGTTCTTCGTAGGAGTCGCAGAACACAAAGATTTTACCGAACTCACTTATGTAGCTCCCTGCATGTTAACTAGTACTCTTGGAAACCTCAAGACTTTTTACATGATCATCCATGAAGGTACAGTTGAGACTCTGATGAACATTATGAGAAAACTAGAAGTCGATCATAAGAACGACACAGGAGATGCAAAGATAGATGAAATTATAAAGACAGAAGATAACTACGTGAACCGAGTGATAAATATTCTGAATGTGTTCTATGTGATTCTGATTATTTGTTTTGCGCTGAGTCCGTTGATGTTGGTGCTGCTGAATTATATGAGGACGAATGAAGTGGAGCTGCTGTTGCCGTTTCTTGTGATTTATCCTTTCGATCCTTTTGATATGAGGTATTATCCTTGGATGTATTTGCATCAGATTTGGTCAG aagtGGTCGTGTTTTACGGAATCTGTGCTTCAGACTTCATGTTGTACATTTTCTGCACATACCTAAGAATGCAGTTCAATCTTCTGAAGTACCACTTCGAAGAAATTATACCAGACACGAAGAATGGGAGCATTCCGAACTTGGAAGAAGCTAAACTGAAGCTTGTGGAACTGATAAAATGGCATCAAGAGTTATTGAG TTCTGCAGAGATATTGGAAGTCTTGTACACAAGACCTACgttattcaattttgtattaagcTCCATCATTTTGTGTCTCACGGGGTTCAACGTaatg GCGATCGATGATGGGGCTATAGTTCTGACTTTTCTGTTCTTCTTTTTGACAATTCTGCTGCAAATATTCTTCTTATGCTTCTTTGCTGATCGATTGACGGAATCg AGCATGGAAGTAAGTGATGCTATTTACAATTCGAGATGGTATTTAGCTGAACCAGCGCTTGCAAAGACGTTGCTTGTGATACAGATAAG GTCTCAAACTCCGTGTAAATTGACAGCATCGAACTTTGCGGATGTCACTTTAAAGGCTTTCATGAAG ATCTGCAGCACGGCATGGTCCTACTTCGCGTTGTTGCAAACAATGTACTCTGCACCGCCGCAATAA
- the LOC142982997 gene encoding odorant receptor 4-like, whose amino-acid sequence MKYYPWVYLHQIWSEVVVVYGLCVADFPFYIFCSYLRMQFSLLRYHIEQVIPPESKSGKIHNVEETKLRLVELIKWHQELLSSAEILEILYTRPTLFNFGFSSVILCLTGFNVMAIDDEAIALTFLFFFLTILLQIYFLCFFGDRLIESSAAVGDAVYNSRWYLVDPTLAKTLLVIQIRSQTPCKLTASNFTDVTLMAFMKICSTAWSYFALLQTMYAPSK is encoded by the exons ATGAAGTATTATCCTTGGGTGTATTTACATCAGATTTGGTCAG aagTCGTAGTGGTGTACGGTCTTTGCGTGGCAGACTTTCCATTTTACATTTTCTGTTCATACTTACGAATGCAGTTCAGTCTGTTAAGATATCACATTGAGCAGGTGATACCACCAGAATCTAAGAGTGGGAAGATACACAATGTGGAGGAAACAAAACTAAGACTTGTGGAATTGATAAAATGGCATCAAGAATTGTTGAG TTCTGCAGAAATATTGGAGATCCTGTACACAAGACCtacgttatttaattttggttttagCTCCGTTATTTTGTGTCTTACGGGATTTAATGTTATG GCAATTGATGATGAAGCTATTGCTCTCACGTTCCTTTTCTTCTTTCTAACAATtcttctgcaaatatattttctctgtTTCTTCGGGGACCGTTTGATTGAATCG AGTGCCGCAGTGGGAGATGCTGTGTATAATTCTAGATGGTATTTGGTTGATCCAACACTTGCAAAGACACTACTTGTGATACAAATAAG ATCTCAGACTCCGTGTAAACTAACAGCCTCGAACTTTACTGATGTTACTTTGATGGCTTTTATGAAG ATTTGCAGCACAGCGTGGTCTTACTTCGCACTGTTACAAACAATGTATGCTCCATCTAAATAA
- the LOC142982998 gene encoding odorant receptor 67c-like, whose amino-acid sequence MSEPALLIDKTIKKYNYIFLSTGINVKAGEKTKKDILRSRFVFIFNFIWMNGDVVGAFLWFFTGLAQHKGFTELTYVSPCITISCLGNLKAYYMIVHEKTVDSLLNILRKLEIDQQNRRGTPETEIITATEHNYVNRVMKVLNIFYIILIICFGLNPLMLVLINYLTTNKVELLLPLLIVYPFDPFDLRYYPWVYLKQFWSDIVVILGIFAADFVFYVFCTYLRMQFRLLGYYLQQAVPSDQKTMTLLEIEATKLKIVDLVKWHQQLISSVAILDTLYTKSTLFNFVSSSLLLCLTGFNVMAINDVAFVISFLCFLMTSLLQIYFLCSFGDLLMESSIQVGDAVYNSNWYLADPAVSKMSLLIQTRSQRPCKLTALNFADVNLMAFMKICSTAWSYFALLQTLYTAPTK is encoded by the exons ATGTCTGAACCAGCTTTACTTAtagacaaaacaataaaaaaatacaactataTATTTCTTTCAACTGGCATTAACGTTAAAGCAGGAGAGAAGACCAAGAAAGACATCCTTCGATCTCGTTTTGTCTTCATCTTCAATTTTATTTGGATGAACGGAGACGTGGTTGGTGCCTTCCTATGGTTCTTCACCGGTCTAGCTCAACACAAAGGCTTTACAGAACTCACTTACGTGTCCCCTTGCATAACCATCAGTTGCCTCGGGAACTTGAAAGCTTACTACATGATTGTACATGAAAAAACAGTGGATTCATTACTAAATATACTGAGAAAGCTAGAAATTGATCAGCAAAATCGTAGAGGTACTCCAGAAACAGAAATTATTACAGCAACTGAACATAATTACGTGAACAGAGTGATGAAagtgttaaacatattttatataatcttGATAATATGTTTTGGGTTGAATCCGTTGATGTTGGTGCTGATAAATTATCTGACGACTAATAAAGTGGAGCTGTTGTTACCGCTGCTGATTGTGTATCCGTTCGATCCTTTTGACTTGAGGTATTATCCTTGGGTTTATTTGAAGCAGTTTTGGTCGG ATATCGTTGTTATACTTGGAATATTTGCTGCagattttgtgttttatgtattttgtacataTCTACGGATGCAGTTTCGCCTTCTGGGATATTACTTACAGCAGGCAGTACCATCTGATCAAAAGACTATGACTTTGCTTGAGATTGAGGCaacgaaattaaaaattgtGGATTTGGTCAAATGGCACCAACAACTGATTAG TTCAGTGGCGATATTAGATACTTTGTACACAAAATCTACTTTATTCAATTTCGTATCAAGTTCTCTTCTTCTTTGTTTAACAGGATTCAATGTTATG gctATCAACGATGTAGCGTTCGTTATCAGTTTCCTATGCTTCTTGATGACAAGTCTTTTGCAAATATACTTTTTGTGTTCTTTTGGGGACCTTTTGATGGAATCG AGCATTCAAGTGGGTGATGCAGTATACAATTCTAATTGGTACTTAGCTGATCCTGCTGTAAGCAAAATGTCCCTTCTGATTCAGACAAG gTCGCAAAGACCATGTAAATTGACGGCTTTGAATTTTGCTGATGTCAATTTGATGGCATTTATGAAG ATTTGCAGTACAGCGTGGTCATACTTTGCTTTATTACAGACGTTATACACAGCACCAACTAAATAG